CTGGCTCGGCAAACGACTTCGCTATTCTTCCTATCAGTTCCAACGGATTGCCCCGTTGGATATAAAATGGAAACTGATCTGTTTCCAGTTTGTTGAACGTGACCAGCTCGTTGATGAGCGCCTCCATTTTCTGCGCATTCTTAATCGCCATATTAAGATGCTGCTCGCTCTCGCCAGTCAGTGCCTGCTCTTGTCGGGACAGACTTCGCAGTGGAGCCACAATGAGCGAGAGGGGGGTCTTCAATTCGTGCGATACAGTAGTAAAGAAGTCCAGCTTTGCCCTGTCTATTTCCTCCAACTTGGCCTTTTCCATTTTAGCCAGTCTCACCTCATTGCGCGAGCGCATCCTTTCATTGAACACACGCCACACCACATAGGCTATAACAACCATCAGCAGCATATAGACAAGGAATGCCCAAAGGGTGAGATAGAACGGCGGGCGCACAATGATGGTGACCACACGCTCGGGCTGACTGTCCCACGCGTCGTTCGAACTGTTGGCCCGCAAATGAAGCCGATAGGTTCCGGGATGCAGATTATAGCCGTTGAACCTGCGCTCACTGCCCACGCTGCGCCAGTCACTGTCAATACCTTCCAGCCACAACTGATATTCTATCGAACTGTTCTGTCCGGGAGCTATCACGCCATACTGGATAGTAAACGAACGGGCCTGATCATAGCTCAAACTGATGGTATCGGTGACATCCAGCGCCTTGGTCAGCGGCGATTCCTCAGTAGAGGCCAGCATCACCTTATTATTAATAACAAGCGACGACAGATGCACGGCATAGGTGGCAGTCCTTTCCTTCTCAACGGTCAATTTTTGATGAGTACGATGATTCCTGGTGAGCGACACCAATCCATTTACCGTTCCGAAAAGCATGGTGCTGTCAGAGCAAAGCAATGCCGACGAGAAGTTGAACTGATTGGTAGGCAGTCCGTCCTGTGTGGTATAGCGACGAACTGTCTGCTTATCAAGATCGTACTGATAGAGTCCGCGCCCAGTGGCTATCCACAGGTGATGGTCGGCATCCTCACTGATGCTGCACACAGTGGCATTGCGAAGGGTTGCATCGAGCTCAAAGGTTTCTATCGAACGGTAAGGGGCAGTCATAAACTGCAGTCCGCTGTTGTTGGTACCTATCCAGAGCGTACCCTGATGGTCCTGAAAGACAGCTGTCACATAGTTCTCACGCAGACCACCGGCCTGTCTGGTCCAATGTTGCACCTGTTCAGTCTCACTGTCCAAACGGAACAGGCCTCCACTGGCACATCCTGCCCAAAGGCTTCCATCGGCAGTAGCACAGAGGGTATAGACGAAGGTGGTGTTGAGAGGAGACTGAGAGGAGCGGAGCGACAGGAAACAGTCTGTTTGAGGGTCGTACCGGCGCAGTCCTTGGGTAGTGGCCACCCAAAGCCGGTGCTGGCGGTCGAAGGCTAGGTCGAAGATAGCATCCGAAGTCAGTCCATTGGTAAGCAGATAGCGTTGCCACCTGCCCGTTGTCAGATTGTAGCGGAACAGTCCGTAACGGAATGTACCTATCCACATGTCATGACTCACATTGTCGTAACACAGGGTATGAACGTTTGTACCCATATCCACCCCCTTAGTGGGCAATGGAGCGAACTGCTGACGGTTGGCCTCATAGACAAACACGCCAGCGTCCTCGGTGGCTATCCAGAACACCCCCGGAGTAGTTTCACACATTTGGCGCACCACCTTTCCGTTCAGTTGTCCCTGAGCATAGCCCGGTTCGGCCCATGCAAACAGTTTGTTGCTGCGCATCAGGATGTCAACACCACCAAAATAGCTGCCTATCCACAGATTGCCATAACAATCGTTGAGAATGGAGTAGATGGCATTGTCGCTGATCAGCGTGGGCGCCTGAAACCTATGCCGGATGATGTCGATACCTCCGTCGGGATGTATCACGGTAAGTCCGCGCTCGGTGCCCAGCCAGATGTTATGATCATTGTCTTCCGCAATCTCCCTCACTATGCCGTGCGATATCTCATGGGGAGCGAAGATTCTCTTCTGTCCGGTCTTCAAGTCCACACACATCACGCCCTGTCCGTTGCGTCCCAGCCAGAGATTACCCTTGTGGTCGAACATCATAGGCATAATGCCGTCTATGCCCGTGGTAAAATCCTGATAGAGTGCAGGGTCCAGTCGGGTCATCTTCGTGAGCGATGCATCGTAGGAATAGACAGACGTGTTGGAAGCCACATAGAGATTATCGTCCTTGTCAACAGCCATCGACACGATAAATCCTATCTCCAGCGAAGGATAGCGCACAAAGGAGTCCGCTTTCTCATCATAGACGGTCAGAAAATCGCCTGCGCCCACTATCCGTCCAGAGGCCATTTCCAACAGGCTCAGCACATGCTCCGTACTGCCGTGATAGGTAGAGAAATCGTCGGTGTCGGGCCTGTACCTGCTGATGCCAGCCTCAGTACACACCCAGATGCGCCCTTTGCTGTCGCAGCGAATCACCTTTATGAAATTGTTGCTCAACGAGCCGGCCTTTGTTTCGTCGTGGAAATAGCAGTGCATCTCATACCCATCGTAACGAACCAGTCCGTTGCGGGTACCTATCCAAATATTGCCATCATGGTCCTGTGCCAGCGCCTCCACCTGCTGATGGGGCAGTCCGTCCTGACTGGTAAGATGGCGGAAGCGATAGTTTCCCGCTGCCTGTAGTGTGAGCAGGAAACAGATGCATGCTAATATCCCGACTAAACGTTTCACCTGAAAATATACTTTTTACCGTTAGCAACTAATAGTTCGGAAAACAGCGGCATACGGGTGTCGGTCATACGCCCTGCCAAATCATAATAGCGGGCAGTAGCATTGAGGTCATCGCTGGTCTGAGCGCCCCCCATATCGCTGATACCTGCAGCCCGACCGGGTGTGGTGGGACGAATCATTGAGCCTTCCACCATTTGCAGGCGATTGCCCACAAACTCCATCGAGGCTATATACATGCGGCGCGGTGCCACTGTTGTTTCTGAATCGTGGGCATGGAACACAATGCGCAACTGGCCTTCCTTGTCGGTGAAGAACGAGTGATGGCCGGTGCCCACAAGATTCTCTACCCTACGTACAATCGGGTTGTTGGCATACTTCTGCCAAACAGGTGTTGCCCCGCCAACGGTCGATAGCGAACGGCTCATGGCATAGCCCACGGCATAGTCCTGACTGCGATAGTCATTGCCCGAATAGGTGAGGTAGTAGATATTGTTGTGCTTCAGAATGAAGGGTCCCTCGTTGACACGTCCCAAGAGGTTTTCCCACGTCTGAGTCACATTGATACACTTTCTGAGCGTTCCCTCTACAGGGGTTATCATGTCGTCGGCCAACTGGCACATCCAGATGCAATTACCATCGGTAAAGCGCACAAAGAAGCAGTAAGCCGTACCGTCTTCGTCGAAGAATACCGAGCTGTCTATACATTTCTCATCGCCAATCAGCGACTCCATCATCGGACCGCCCTGCTGCTTGAAGGGTCCTTTGGGCGAAGTGGCCGTAGCCACATACAGGTGCTCGTTGGCCGAGAAGTACATATAGTACTGTCCATTCTTAAAATAAACCTCCGGCGCCCAGAACCACTGCTGTTCGGTTGTGTTCTCTTTGCTTAGTGCCAGTTCATTCTGCTTGCGCCATCCGCGCAAATCGGTCGATGTCCACACCTCTATACCATTGGCATCGTGGGTGCCGTAGGCATAGTAGGTATCTCCATCCAGCAGTATATAGGGGTCGGCCAGGGGAACTATACTCTTGTCCTGCGCCTTCACACCTGAGAAAGCCAGCAGGCATAACATACCAAAAAGGAAGAATCGTTTCATTTTACAAAATATTTTTTTCCATTATTAATTACTATCTTTGAAAAAGGACTTGCCGTCTGACGGCCGCCCACAGTGTAGGTCCTGTCAGTAAGCAAAGGACTTGCCGACGGTATCGACACCTCATGTATGTCTTCTACATCTTCGGGCAGCGCACCCAGTTGCAGGGGCATCCAGGTATAAGGCTTCATTTGCTTGGCATCGGGAATGGTCTCAGTATATACTTTTCCCGAACGGTTGTCGGCACATTCCAGAGCAAAAGCCAACCGGTGGTTTACTGGTGTTTCGTCCAGTCCCAGGGCACTCCAGGGTATGGCTATCTCTACCATATAATAGGAAGAGGAGTTCGATGCTGCTGTGCGCAAGGGCATCAGCGACTTGTCGGCCGTTTTCCAACTGCTGTCTTTCCCCATCTGCATGCGGAAGAAAGTGCCGTCGGGGCGTATCATCAGTTTGTAACAACCCTGTTGTGGAGCGCTTTCTGCCTTCTCTCCGGCATCTATCAGCAGTGTCAGACAGTCGGCATTGGCCCCCGTGGTCACCAAGGTACGGTCGCTCACCCGTGCCACGAAGTAGAGCGAGTCAAGGTCGTAAGCCATATCGGCTGCCACACGGGTACCCGTCTGCGTGCCCAGCAGAATCTGTGTGGCAGTGCGCGTCTTATAGCCCTCGTTGGGCGAAATCTTTCCGTCAACAGCAGGTTTTCCATAGGGTGCCAGCAACTGTCTGACGGGATAGCCCTTGATCATCTCAATATTACCGGCTATGCCGCTCACGGCCACCACCACGCCCGTATCTATCACAGCCAGCGAGTTCCACAGTCCTTCCTCGTTTTCGCCTATATTGAACGGCACCGACACGGCTTTGAAGTCGCGTGCCTGCTCGTTGCCCACAGCCACACGCATCTGTATCTTTCCATTGTGGTCGTAGGGCGACTGGTGACTCATCACCGTTTCGCCCCAAGGCAGCACTCTCAGATAGGGAGCGCCACCCGTAGCTAGTGGGCAGTAGTTCAGGTTCAGTGTCTTTTCACGATTGACATCGTTGGCATTTACCCAGTAGTTGTTCCAGTTGTTCTCCAGCGTTGTGCGCACCGTGGTGGGGAAGAAATCGCCATAGCCCCAGCCGTTATCCTCGATGATGACCACTATCTCCTGCTGGTCCTTCAGCAATACGGGCACCGGCATGCCATCGCGGAAACCTGCACGGTAACAGATTTTCTGTGGTGCCGACCACGACAGTCCACCATCGAACGAACGGCAGAGAGATATCTGCTGGTCGTTGTTCATGGTGTAGGGTCCTTCATCGGCAAAGTACAGTTGCAGTTCGCCCGAAGGCAGTTCCAGCATCGAAGGCTCCCAACATCCGTCAGCAAAGGTGTACGAGGCATCGTTCACAAATATCTCGTCGCTCCACGTCTTACCGTTGTCGGTAGAGCGTTTGCAGCGAATACCAAACTTCCGTTCCTCTGAATAGGGAGCCTTGGGCCGAGGGTTGTAGGCCACAATGATGGTACCGTCCGAAAGTTGAATCAGGTCGGGCACGGCCTCGTTGATGCCGCTGGGATTGTCGACAATCCTTGTGGCTGAGCTCCATGTGGTGCCCTTGTTCTGACTGAAGGCAATCTTGATGCCCCCACCCTCGCAAACAGCCATCAGTCGGCCGTCCTGTAATTCTATGATACGGGCATAGCCGCCACCAGTGAACACCGTGGTACGGGTGGCCGTGTCCCAGAAAATGCGCGAACCGCTATAGGTCTCAACAGCACTGCTTGTCTGCCAGCCTAACGCTAAGAATAAGAAACTGATCAGTGTTCTAATCATAACTATTACTTTATATATTATTTATTGTGTAACAAAAGCCACCCTCGTCACCGCCTTCACCTGTGGATTGTCGGCATGAGTGCGCACCAGCGTATATGTAGCCTGCGGGTCTATGTCGCTGCTAGAGGCAACCTCCTTGCCGTCAGCCAAGAGTTTTACATCGTCTTCCAGCGTAAAGGTCATCGTCCTGCCACTCACGGTATAGCTGAGCAAATCCTGATAGTAGGCCGAGCGCTGCAGCTGGGCCTCCGTTCCGTCAACGCTGAGCGAGAGGAATTCGGGATAAACCATGCCATAGTACTCATAGTTGGCAACGGCACCCGAATGGGCCACCACCCTCAGCTGGTGCCTCACTGACAAATCGTAGTAGG
The sequence above is a segment of the Prevotella sp. E9-3 genome. Coding sequences within it:
- a CDS encoding two-component regulator propeller domain-containing protein, which gives rise to MKRLVGILACICFLLTLQAAGNYRFRHLTSQDGLPHQQVEALAQDHDGNIWIGTRNGLVRYDGYEMHCYFHDETKAGSLSNNFIKVIRCDSKGRIWVCTEAGISRYRPDTDDFSTYHGSTEHVLSLLEMASGRIVGAGDFLTVYDEKADSFVRYPSLEIGFIVSMAVDKDDNLYVASNTSVYSYDASLTKMTRLDPALYQDFTTGIDGIMPMMFDHKGNLWLGRNGQGVMCVDLKTGQKRIFAPHEISHGIVREIAEDNDHNIWLGTERGLTVIHPDGGIDIIRHRFQAPTLISDNAIYSILNDCYGNLWIGSYFGGVDILMRSNKLFAWAEPGYAQGQLNGKVVRQMCETTPGVFWIATEDAGVFVYEANRQQFAPLPTKGVDMGTNVHTLCYDNVSHDMWIGTFRYGLFRYNLTTGRWQRYLLTNGLTSDAIFDLAFDRQHRLWVATTQGLRRYDPQTDCFLSLRSSQSPLNTTFVYTLCATADGSLWAGCASGGLFRLDSETEQVQHWTRQAGGLRENYVTAVFQDHQGTLWIGTNNSGLQFMTAPYRSIETFELDATLRNATVCSISEDADHHLWIATGRGLYQYDLDKQTVRRYTTQDGLPTNQFNFSSALLCSDSTMLFGTVNGLVSLTRNHRTHQKLTVEKERTATYAVHLSSLVINNKVMLASTEESPLTKALDVTDTISLSYDQARSFTIQYGVIAPGQNSSIEYQLWLEGIDSDWRSVGSERRFNGYNLHPGTYRLHLRANSSNDAWDSQPERVVTIIVRPPFYLTLWAFLVYMLLMVVIAYVVWRVFNERMRSRNEVRLAKMEKAKLEEIDRAKLDFFTTVSHELKTPLSLIVAPLRSLSRQEQALTGESEQHLNMAIKNAQKMEALINELVTFNKLETDQFPFYIQRGNPLELIGRIAKSFAEPARAKGLQLMADTEDNGEEVWFSPNYLDLMLNNLLTNALKFTPEGGVITVKGRIIDSDGLTYLQFSVSDTGIGIAEEEQKNIFERYYQTKRGHNVNNSGWGIGLSLVKRLADVHKGDVGVESSPGSGSTFTCRLCVSPQAFDDKCLLTDDKVIVPLSDYTAMTPVSPNSDVESVHSEGNENNEEDQRSTLLIVEDNEDLLEYLRSYFSKDCRVLTARNGKEAMASVAEEEVNLVVSDVMMPEMDGITLCRTLKGAVETSHIPVILLTAKSDSADVVAGYKSGAEAYVSKPFDPEVLELQIKNIIQLQKTRQSEVQHAADEADIEATSLSDLDKNFIRQISELVDQNIANSDFSVADITSALLISRSLLHVKMKTLVGMSMGDYIRTKRLDRAEKMLRQGYNVSETAYATGFSDPNYFSRTFKKHKGINPSFIMP
- a CDS encoding exo-alpha-sialidase, with product MIRTLISFLFLALGWQTSSAVETYSGSRIFWDTATRTTVFTGGGYARIIELQDGRLMAVCEGGGIKIAFSQNKGTTWSSATRIVDNPSGINEAVPDLIQLSDGTIIVAYNPRPKAPYSEERKFGIRCKRSTDNGKTWSDEIFVNDASYTFADGCWEPSMLELPSGELQLYFADEGPYTMNNDQQISLCRSFDGGLSWSAPQKICYRAGFRDGMPVPVLLKDQQEIVVIIEDNGWGYGDFFPTTVRTTLENNWNNYWVNANDVNREKTLNLNYCPLATGGAPYLRVLPWGETVMSHQSPYDHNGKIQMRVAVGNEQARDFKAVSVPFNIGENEEGLWNSLAVIDTGVVVAVSGIAGNIEMIKGYPVRQLLAPYGKPAVDGKISPNEGYKTRTATQILLGTQTGTRVAADMAYDLDSLYFVARVSDRTLVTTGANADCLTLLIDAGEKAESAPQQGCYKLMIRPDGTFFRMQMGKDSSWKTADKSLMPLRTAASNSSSYYMVEIAIPWSALGLDETPVNHRLAFALECADNRSGKVYTETIPDAKQMKPYTWMPLQLGALPEDVEDIHEVSIPSASPLLTDRTYTVGGRQTASPFSKIVINNGKKYFVK
- a CDS encoding glycoside hydrolase family 43 protein, with amino-acid sequence MKRFFLFGMLCLLAFSGVKAQDKSIVPLADPYILLDGDTYYAYGTHDANGIEVWTSTDLRGWRKQNELALSKENTTEQQWFWAPEVYFKNGQYYMYFSANEHLYVATATSPKGPFKQQGGPMMESLIGDEKCIDSSVFFDEDGTAYCFFVRFTDGNCIWMCQLADDMITPVEGTLRKCINVTQTWENLLGRVNEGPFILKHNNIYYLTYSGNDYRSQDYAVGYAMSRSLSTVGGATPVWQKYANNPIVRRVENLVGTGHHSFFTDKEGQLRIVFHAHDSETTVAPRRMYIASMEFVGNRLQMVEGSMIRPTTPGRAAGISDMGGAQTSDDLNATARYYDLAGRMTDTRMPLFSELLVANGKKYIFR